The Ciconia boyciana chromosome 2, ASM3463844v1, whole genome shotgun sequence genome has a segment encoding these proteins:
- the PYCR3 gene encoding pyrroline-5-carboxylate reductase 3 has protein sequence MEAAELRVGFVGAGRMAGGLARGLLRAGKVPASSILASAPSDKNLDAWRESGCRTTHCNLEVLQESTLVFLATKPHVLPGVLQEIRPAVGPHHVVVSLAAGVTLQTLQRLLPAGTKVLRLMPNLPCVVQAGAMVFARGSGAGDEEAALLKSLLSSCGLCEEVPESYIDIHTGVSGSGVAYVYLFAEALAEGAVKMGMPGGLASRIAAQTLLGAAKMMLETGEHPAKLRGDVCTPGGTTIHALHQLEKGALRATVMNAVEAATNRARDMAKD, from the exons ATGGAGGCGGCGGAGCTGCGGGTGGGGTTCGTGGGCGCCGGGCGAATGGCGGGCGGCCTGGCCCGGGGGCTGCTGCGGGCAG GGAAGGTGccagccagcagcatcctggccAGTGCTCCCTCGGACAAAAACCTGGACGCCTGGCGG GAGTCGGGCTGCCGGACCACGCACTGCAACCtggaggtgctgcaggagagcaCCCTGGTCTTCCTGGCCACCAAACCCCACGTCCTGCCAGGAGTCTTGCAGGAGATCCGTCCTGCTGTGGGGCCCCACCACGTTGTCGTCTCGCTGGCGGCCGGTGTCACCCTCCAGACACTGCAGAGG cttctccctgcCGGGACCAAGGTGCTGCGGCTCATGCCCAACCTGCCGTGcgtggtgcaggcaggggcaaTGGTCTTTGCCCGAGGCAGCGGTGCCGGTGATGAGGAAGCTGCCCTGCTGAAGAGCCTGCTGTCCTCCTGCGGGCTCTGCGAGGAGGTCCCCGAATCCTACATCGACATCCACACAGGCGTCAGTGGCAGTGGGGTGGCCTAT GTCTACCTGTTTGCCGAAGCCTTGGCCGAGGGAGCGGTGAAGATGGGCATGCCGGGTGGCTTAGCCAGCAGGATCGCAGCTCAGACGCTGCTG GGTGCAGCGAAGATGATGCTGGAGACAGGGGAGCACCCAGCAAAGCTGCGAGGAGATGTCTGCACTCCTGGGGGCACCACCATCCACGCGCTGCACCAGCTGGAGAAGGGCGCGCTGCGGGCCACTGTCATGAACGCCGTGGAGGCAGCCACCAACCGGGCACGCGACATGGCCAAGGACTAG